One genomic region from Nymphalis io chromosome 18, ilAglIoxx1.1, whole genome shotgun sequence encodes:
- the LOC126775320 gene encoding trichoplein keratin filament-binding protein — protein MSRLRPQWQLQALAAQKRDNELRRAEELKKVANYFELNTNNSRHHEQWTTEGYYERANKEAGLLSEKKIRAAQLEERRKKLETMLFQENLQYQEELKALAVQPKYFKNGSYLNNVSTSTLQEINQGIRAKEEQLRKQEAELKLYHAWRLRQPELRAASSYIANGKLKSAWMEQIIEKEMQKKKEDEDTRKILQERDEALRRQIQIEEERLREKELQMKELRNSLEGQIAELSEKETIVKKLRKLEERERIKLEELQIISNEREKEHAKLVAERDVHIVNMGLHKYKLKRKVMSVINEIELDLRMLEQIRQSILKDYEIDRELCVNHKRVLDAALQDLEEYRDKERQRQKNIETMYDGEARQINDKQDKLWAKEREARCNLMREVKEALKKQVEEKIEANIKMQKENVLEREKILEQMENFHQEVRAQERDTQLKNTSYSAITALQSQLNGLRLQKEQMDQVATREAELREAATNERLLRTEIARAQRKGNTQAWA, from the exons CTACTTTGAGCTTAATACCAATAATTCAAGACATCATGAACAATGGACAACAGAAGGATACTATGAAAGAGCCAATAAGGAGGCCGGGTTGTTGAGTGAAAAGAAAATAAGGGCTGC ACAATTGGAAGAGCGTCGAAAGAAACTTGAGACAATGTTGTTCCAAGAAAATCTACAGTACCAAGAGGAATTGAAAGCTCTTGCAGTTCagcctaaatattttaaaaatgg GTCCTATCTTAACAATGTTTCTACATCTACTTTGCAAGAGATAAACCAAGGTATTAGAGCAAAAGAGGAGCAGCTAAGAAAACAAGAAGCCGAACTCAAACTATACCATGCTTGGAGATTAAGACAACCTGAATTGAGAGCTGCAAGCTCTTACATTGCTAACGGAAAATTAAAGTCAGCTTG gaTGGAACAAATCATAGAAAAAGAGATGCAAAAGAAGAAAGAAGATGAGGACACACGGAAAATTCTGCAAGAAAGAGACGAGGCGCTCCGTCGCCAAATACAGATAGAGGAAGAGAGACTAAGAGAGAAGGAGCTACAGATGAag GAGCTTCGAAATAGTCTAGAAGGACAAATAGCAGAATTGAGCGAAAAGGAAACAATAGTGAAAAAACTTCGAAAACTAGAGGAGAGAGAAAGAATAAAACTAGAAGAATTACAAATCATATCAAATGAAAGAGAGAAAGAACATGCAAAACTTGTGGCAGAAAGAGATGTACATATTGTAAACATGGGCTTACATAAGTATAAGTTGAAGAGGAAAGTGATGTCAGTTATAAATGAGATTGAACTTGATTTGAGAATGTTAGAACAGATACGGCAGAGTATTTTGAAG GATTATGAAATAGATCGCGAATTATGCGTCAATCACAAACGTGTCTTGGACGCGGCGCTACAGGATTTAGAAGAGTACAGAGATAAAGAGAGACAGAGACAGAAAAACATCGAAACAATGTACGACGGCGAAGCGAGACAGATAAATGACAAACAGGACAAG CTATGGGCGAAAGAACGTGAAGCTCGTTGTAATCTAATGCGAGAAGTTAAAGAAGCTCTCAAGAAACAGGTGGAGGAGAAGATAGAAGCTAATATTAAAATGCAGAAGGAAAATGTTCTCGAACGGGAGAAGATTCTGGAACAAATGGAGAACTTCCATCAAGAAGTACGGGCTCAGGAGAGAGATACTCAG TTAAAGAATACATCATATTCAGCGATAACGGCTCTCCAATCTCAGTTAAACGGCCTTCGGCTCCAGAAGGAACAAATGGATCAAGTCGCGACCAGGGAGGCCGAGTTACGTGAAGCGGCCACAAATGAACGTTTGCTGCGTACTGAGATTGCAAGAGCTCAACGAAAAGGAAACACACAAGCTTGGGCATAA